A window of the Oceanithermus desulfurans genome harbors these coding sequences:
- a CDS encoding DegT/DnrJ/EryC1/StrS family aminotransferase has translation MSKIEIPIYDPRPEIAALRDEIDAAIRRVVDSGRFILGPEVEAFEEEVADYLGVRHAVGLNSGTDALVIGLRVLGVGPGDEVITTPFTFFATAEAISLVGAKPVFVDIDPRTFNIDPELIPAALTERTRAIVPVHLYGQAADMDPILAIAKEHGLKVLEDTAQAFGGEYKGRKLGTLGDAGAFSFFPTKNLGGFGDGGLLATNDDEVAEMARMLRAHGAKKKYQNEILGYNSRLDALQAAVLRVKLRHVDAFNQARRELAHAYTARLDELAGVTPPHEAPYGVHVYHQYTVRVADGKRDVVAAGLAERGVGTMVYYPTPLHQLPVCDYAECTFPEAEQAAREVLSLPMSPHISVGQIERVVRKAEEFLVRL, from the coding sequence AGATCGACGCGGCCATCCGGCGCGTCGTCGACTCGGGGCGCTTCATCCTCGGCCCCGAGGTCGAAGCCTTCGAGGAAGAGGTGGCCGACTACCTGGGCGTCAGGCACGCCGTCGGCCTCAACTCGGGTACCGACGCACTCGTCATTGGCCTGCGCGTGCTGGGCGTGGGGCCGGGCGACGAGGTGATCACCACCCCCTTTACCTTCTTCGCCACCGCCGAGGCCATTAGCCTGGTGGGGGCCAAGCCCGTCTTCGTGGACATCGACCCGCGCACCTTCAACATCGACCCCGAGCTCATTCCTGCGGCCCTTACGGAACGCACTCGGGCCATCGTCCCTGTTCATTTGTACGGCCAGGCCGCCGACATGGACCCCATCCTGGCCATCGCCAAAGAGCACGGGCTCAAGGTGCTGGAAGACACCGCCCAGGCCTTTGGTGGGGAGTACAAAGGGCGAAAGCTCGGTACCTTAGGCGACGCCGGGGCTTTTTCGTTCTTCCCGACGAAGAACCTTGGAGGCTTTGGCGACGGCGGCCTGCTGGCTACGAACGACGACGAGGTGGCCGAAATGGCGCGGATGCTGCGGGCGCACGGGGCGAAGAAGAAGTACCAAAACGAAATCCTGGGCTACAACTCGCGCCTGGATGCCCTGCAGGCCGCCGTCTTGCGGGTCAAGCTACGCCACGTCGACGCTTTCAACCAGGCCCGGCGCGAACTCGCCCACGCCTACACCGCGCGGCTGGACGAGCTTGCAGGGGTGACGCCGCCCCACGAGGCTCCCTATGGAGTGCACGTCTACCACCAGTACACGGTCCGCGTCGCGGACGGTAAGCGTGACGTGGTAGCCGCGGGCCTCGCGGAGCGCGGGGTGGGGACAATGGTCTACTACCCCACGCCCCTCCACCAACTTCCCGTTTGCGACTATGCAGAGTGCACCTTCCCGGAGGCCGAGCAGGCGGCCCGGGAAGTACTTTCCCTTCCTATGTCCCCACACATCAGTGTGGGACAGATCGAGCGCGTTGTGAGGAAGGCGGAGGAATTCTTGGTGCGTCTATGA
- a CDS encoding lipopolysaccharide biosynthesis protein: protein MSLHIMIESIRNDIAFLKKRATPVVWVTAATAFNNLLAFVVNVVAARMLGAEGYGVFALAFAVATLVGLLGDLGFNLSMVRLFNKYQSEPEKQSMLLGVALGVKGMLFLLLAVALWPLSKLLALRLVADYTSNWLMATALLTGGLLFLWTYLQSYLQAYRAFKWLTTCIIIYSGLRLVGLPIAYIYFPRDPLAWLVTTYTAPVLVLALFGVAPKGYKAISSLLKQPDARSAMLKELLKYSKWVALSGIAYTSMPYVVRFILATRASVEDVGIFSAGMAFTAAFSTLNTAVRAVLFPQVTALEGREAIERYIGRLVRMAPYYAGFAVLGIVGLGALQWAVLGEEYRLALPVFLVTSSAFATVVFLSLGTMLVHTMMRPEAEAYIELIRLCLVTLGSILVAPSGAIGVAVVLALFMVGGTLAKLLMVRRWINELPR, encoded by the coding sequence ATGAGCCTTCACATAATGATAGAGTCAATACGAAATGATATTGCATTTCTCAAGAAGAGGGCAACCCCAGTAGTTTGGGTTACCGCTGCTACAGCGTTCAACAACCTACTGGCTTTCGTGGTTAATGTGGTGGCCGCCCGAATGCTTGGAGCGGAAGGGTATGGGGTGTTTGCTCTAGCTTTTGCCGTGGCTACCTTAGTTGGCCTTCTCGGTGACCTTGGATTCAACCTTAGCATGGTTCGTCTGTTCAACAAGTATCAATCGGAGCCGGAAAAACAATCCATGCTCCTTGGGGTTGCATTAGGTGTGAAGGGCATGCTGTTTTTGTTGCTTGCGGTGGCATTATGGCCACTAAGCAAACTGCTAGCTCTACGCTTAGTAGCTGATTACACAAGCAACTGGCTTATGGCCACTGCCCTTCTAACGGGAGGGCTCCTATTTTTATGGACATATTTGCAGTCTTATCTCCAAGCCTATCGAGCCTTCAAGTGGTTAACGACGTGCATTATTATATATTCTGGGCTTCGCTTGGTGGGTTTGCCGATCGCATATATATACTTTCCTCGCGATCCGCTGGCATGGCTTGTGACGACTTACACAGCTCCGGTCTTAGTGCTGGCATTATTTGGAGTAGCCCCCAAGGGATACAAAGCTATATCAAGCCTACTCAAGCAGCCCGACGCCAGGTCGGCAATGCTCAAAGAATTGTTAAAATACAGCAAGTGGGTGGCATTGTCGGGTATTGCGTATACGTCCATGCCCTACGTGGTAAGATTCATTCTGGCCACTCGCGCCTCTGTGGAGGATGTTGGAATCTTCTCCGCAGGTATGGCTTTTACGGCGGCTTTCTCCACACTCAACACCGCAGTCCGGGCAGTACTTTTCCCGCAAGTGACAGCTCTTGAGGGGCGCGAAGCCATAGAAAGGTACATTGGTAGACTTGTGCGGATGGCACCGTATTACGCTGGATTTGCAGTGCTGGGGATAGTAGGTCTTGGGGCTCTGCAATGGGCTGTCCTGGGAGAAGAATATCGGCTGGCGTTGCCAGTGTTTTTGGTAACATCTAGTGCCTTTGCTACTGTAGTTTTCCTGAGCTTGGGGACAATGCTTGTTCATACAATGATGCGGCCAGAAGCCGAGGCATATATTGAACTAATTAGACTGTGTTTGGTTACATTGGGTTCTATATTAGTAGCACCGAGTGGTGCAATCGGAGTTGCCGTGGTCCTAGCCCTGTTTATGGTAGGAGGCACACTAGCCAAACTGCTTATGGTAAGAAGGTGGATTAATGAACTACCACGATGA
- a CDS encoding O-antigen ligase family protein codes for MQLAIPFYGLLRPVLVMFIFLNISFDEPFIWRMIKYYIWTSIPIAILSIGQTLGSSVALQITLLGYTSPSRAPVFKLLEEHGSILRSTGVFESPVFNAVYFLSILTIVVFALVSKSAAFGSRRLLYIVLGLAALAGITTLSTTFLLGTILILAMLVFFLGHKYPMRFLYLAIGGAFMTGFVVLISWPFLARQATFTGSFRYQVDKIVTGAIFSTRYDLERGIFRETYEAIQQSPVLGWGLTQSADVFLGDSIYIIMLYRGGIIGLSAFLLLIYRILKYAWKNRNQRGIYGIMSWVVLMWTLLLLATGFGSPSFFILRLQEWYWAVVGATMGLYLQQYRNSSRCEHNNSQNTT; via the coding sequence ATGCAACTCGCCATTCCTTTTTATGGCCTTCTTCGTCCGGTACTCGTCATGTTCATATTTCTTAACATTTCGTTTGATGAACCATTTATATGGCGTATGATTAAGTACTATATTTGGACGAGCATTCCAATAGCTATATTAAGCATCGGTCAAACTTTGGGATCAAGCGTTGCTTTACAGATCACCTTGTTGGGGTACACCTCCCCTTCTCGAGCACCTGTCTTCAAGCTTCTGGAAGAGCATGGCTCGATTCTTCGCAGTACAGGCGTATTTGAATCACCAGTTTTCAATGCTGTTTATTTTTTATCAATATTAACAATTGTAGTATTTGCTCTCGTGAGCAAATCAGCAGCATTTGGAAGCAGGCGACTACTATATATAGTATTAGGATTGGCAGCGTTGGCCGGTATTACAACTCTGTCAACTACTTTTCTCCTGGGGACAATCCTCATACTAGCGATGCTAGTTTTCTTTCTCGGCCATAAATATCCCATGCGCTTCCTTTACCTCGCCATAGGTGGCGCATTTATGACAGGTTTTGTTGTTCTTATAAGCTGGCCGTTCCTTGCGCGACAAGCTACCTTCACGGGATCATTTCGTTACCAGGTTGACAAAATTGTCACTGGCGCTATCTTTTCTACTCGCTACGACCTTGAAAGGGGCATATTTCGAGAAACATACGAGGCTATTCAGCAGAGTCCCGTCTTGGGGTGGGGGCTCACTCAGTCCGCGGACGTCTTTTTAGGCGATTCTATATATATAATTATGCTCTACAGAGGAGGAATAATCGGATTAAGCGCCTTCCTATTGCTCATCTATCGCATACTTAAATATGCATGGAAAAATCGGAACCAAAGGGGAATATATGGAATAATGAGCTGGGTTGTACTTATGTGGACTCTTCTCTTGCTAGCCACAGGCTTTGGTAGCCCTAGTTTTTTCATTCTCCGCCTTCAAGAATGGTATTGGGCCGTAGTCGGTGCAACTATGGGTCTATATTTACAGCAATATCGAAATTCATCGAGATGCGAACATAACAACTCGCAAAATACAACATGA
- a CDS encoding glycosyltransferase: protein MRPIRVLHILPNFGTGGAERLVVDLMEAMDKGLFEVAAISLFPESRSMLEEEIRERKLNVFFLNKRLGPDPSITIPLYRLIRDYKPHVVHTHRYVLRYSLLPTLFNRVPGRVHTMHNVAQKEVDAVGKWVHKLAFTFCQVVPVSISEEVATTVKALYGSDLYTPIVYNGITTARFSTGGPASKRGERLVLIHVGRFAPQKNHDLLIQGFALALARHPYLELWLVGDGHLRPHIQSLVQELSLQKHVRFLGLRKDIPELMKQADVFLLPSDWEGVPLVVLEAMAAGKPVVATSVGGVPELVKDEKTGILISPGDPETLAGAILRLARDSDLRRRMGEAAHKWALERFDVQKTAQAYGELYLKLLRRRGRK from the coding sequence ATGAGACCTATACGCGTTTTACATATCCTTCCCAACTTCGGCACGGGTGGCGCCGAGAGGTTGGTTGTAGATCTTATGGAGGCAATGGATAAGGGTCTTTTCGAGGTTGCAGCTATCAGCCTTTTCCCGGAAAGTCGATCCATGCTGGAAGAGGAAATCCGGGAGAGGAAGCTGAACGTATTCTTCCTCAACAAACGCCTGGGGCCTGACCCAAGTATAACGATCCCGCTCTATCGGCTGATCCGAGATTATAAACCGCATGTGGTTCACACCCACCGCTATGTACTGCGTTACTCTCTCCTCCCCACCCTATTTAATCGTGTTCCAGGCAGAGTGCATACGATGCATAACGTAGCACAAAAAGAAGTGGATGCAGTTGGTAAGTGGGTGCACAAGCTAGCCTTTACTTTCTGCCAGGTGGTTCCGGTAAGCATTTCGGAGGAGGTCGCGACCACGGTGAAAGCGCTGTACGGGTCGGATCTCTATACCCCTATTGTCTACAACGGGATCACTACGGCGCGCTTTTCCACAGGGGGCCCAGCGAGCAAACGAGGAGAGAGGCTTGTACTAATCCATGTGGGTCGATTTGCGCCTCAAAAAAACCACGACCTTCTCATACAAGGCTTTGCTCTGGCACTTGCGCGACATCCGTACTTAGAGCTTTGGCTCGTAGGGGATGGGCATCTTCGGCCACATATTCAGAGCTTGGTGCAGGAACTAAGCCTGCAAAAACACGTACGGTTCCTGGGTTTGCGAAAGGATATCCCTGAGCTTATGAAGCAGGCGGATGTATTCCTACTTCCCTCCGACTGGGAAGGGGTGCCACTTGTAGTTCTAGAGGCCATGGCTGCCGGGAAACCGGTTGTGGCCACAAGTGTAGGGGGGGTGCCCGAACTGGTAAAAGATGAAAAAACGGGCATCCTGATATCCCCCGGGGACCCTGAAACCCTGGCGGGAGCTATCCTCCGCCTGGCTAGGGATAGCGATCTGAGGAGGCGGATGGGAGAGGCGGCTCATAAGTGGGCCTTGGAGCGCTTTGACGTCCAGAAAACTGCCCAGGCCTATGGGGAACTCTACTTGAAACTTTTAAGGAGAAGGGGAAGAAAATGA
- a CDS encoding D-glucuronyl C5-epimerase family protein gives MPQNLGKAFVPGWLEGYFNDLTAKTEWPGPVDNKGIPVNVAEDGKRVYFITTIVQKALGHWDMWLITKRPGEREHFLKLCDWLVENQDRQGGWSLWPQLGLDFPSPYSAMSQGEAVSALVRAWSIAQERVYLGAASRALSVMLRTIREGGTLRTVQEGSILEEVPAQTPNGILNGWIFALFGLYDYLLVQDDSQVRSAMEETLGTLIAYLPRYSTGYWSYYDLTGILASPFYHKLHIAQLQALELAFPMQERILFQIREGWTRQLQSPVCKARAIGAKAYQKLKNPPEVVLR, from the coding sequence ATGCCTCAAAACCTGGGAAAAGCCTTCGTTCCGGGCTGGCTCGAGGGCTATTTCAACGACCTAACTGCCAAGACCGAGTGGCCAGGTCCTGTGGATAATAAGGGAATCCCAGTCAATGTTGCAGAGGACGGAAAGAGGGTCTATTTCATCACTACCATCGTCCAAAAAGCGCTTGGCCATTGGGATATGTGGCTTATTACAAAACGCCCTGGAGAAAGGGAGCACTTTTTAAAACTCTGTGACTGGCTCGTAGAAAACCAGGACAGGCAGGGGGGGTGGTCACTTTGGCCCCAGCTGGGGCTTGATTTCCCCTCCCCCTACTCTGCCATGAGTCAGGGCGAAGCCGTATCCGCGTTGGTTCGCGCCTGGAGTATAGCCCAGGAGCGCGTCTACCTAGGAGCTGCGAGCCGCGCCTTGAGCGTGATGCTTCGGACCATTCGGGAAGGGGGAACTCTTCGGACCGTGCAGGAGGGTTCCATTCTGGAAGAGGTCCCAGCCCAAACGCCAAATGGTATCCTTAACGGGTGGATATTTGCTCTTTTTGGGCTTTACGACTACCTCCTCGTACAAGATGATTCACAAGTAAGGAGTGCTATGGAGGAAACCCTTGGAACCCTCATTGCTTATTTGCCTCGGTACAGCACCGGATATTGGTCCTATTATGACCTTACTGGTATCTTGGCAAGCCCGTTCTACCACAAACTCCACATTGCCCAGCTTCAAGCCCTCGAACTTGCCTTCCCAATGCAAGAAAGGATCCTTTTCCAGATTCGTGAAGGCTGGACACGCCAGTTACAAAGCCCGGTATGCAAGGCCCGGGCAATAGGGGCCAAGGCATACCAGAAGTTGAAGAACCCGCCCGAGGTGGTCCTCAGGTGA
- a CDS encoding glycosyltransferase family 4 protein, giving the protein MAMVASTVSGVPWSLTAHRWDIVENNLLQRKADHACFFRCISEKTRELALERGVSVGKTLVLHLGVRLPEVALSSTDNSSQGEKFVVLCPAAFVKRKGHRYLVEALKFLPDQVELWLAGEGELRGEIEKQVKQLGLKSRVRIMGFLSHEKLLALYRERRVDLVALPSMNLGDGLNEGIPVSLMEAMSYGLPVVSTSTGGIPELLRDGAGVLVSDKDPMALAEAIATLYRERAYAKAVGEKGKRRVEKEFSAEAVVEELIKLWQGCV; this is encoded by the coding sequence ATGGCTATGGTGGCTAGTACGGTCTCCGGTGTTCCCTGGAGCCTGACCGCCCATCGTTGGGACATAGTGGAAAATAACCTCTTACAGCGCAAGGCAGATCATGCATGCTTTTTTCGGTGCATCTCGGAGAAGACCCGTGAATTGGCCTTAGAGCGGGGAGTTTCTGTAGGTAAAACCCTAGTCCTTCACCTAGGCGTACGCTTGCCGGAAGTCGCCTTATCTTCAACGGACAATTCTTCCCAGGGGGAGAAATTTGTTGTGCTCTGTCCGGCCGCTTTTGTTAAAAGAAAGGGACACCGCTACCTGGTAGAGGCCCTGAAATTCTTACCGGACCAAGTGGAGCTGTGGTTAGCAGGCGAAGGTGAGTTGAGGGGTGAAATTGAGAAGCAGGTGAAGCAACTTGGACTTAAGAGCCGGGTGCGCATCATGGGGTTCCTGTCGCACGAAAAGCTTTTGGCGCTTTACCGAGAAAGACGTGTAGACCTCGTAGCCCTGCCCAGCATGAACCTGGGAGATGGCCTAAATGAGGGTATCCCCGTTTCTCTTATGGAGGCCATGAGCTACGGCCTGCCTGTGGTTTCTACGAGCACGGGCGGCATTCCCGAGCTCCTACGGGATGGGGCAGGGGTTTTGGTTTCTGACAAAGACCCCATGGCCCTAGCCGAGGCCATCGCCACCCTTTACCGGGAACGAGCGTACGCTAAGGCAGTGGGGGAGAAGGGAAAAAGGCGTGTGGAGAAAGAGTTTTCTGCGGAGGCTGTGGTGGAAGAATTGATAAAACTCTGGCAGGGGTGCGTATGA
- the wecB gene encoding non-hydrolyzing UDP-N-acetylglucosamine 2-epimerase, which yields MKVVGIVGARPQFVKAAVVSRALARNKGVRETILHTGQHFDTALSDVFFQELGIPAPTYHLGIGGGTHGQNTGRMIEGIERALLDERPDWVLVYGDTDSTLAGALAAVKLHLPVAHVEAGLRSFNRRMPEEINRVLTDHAADLLLAPTPMAVENLRREGLPEARVRWVGDVMYDAALHFGQLADRASTALERMRLEPRSYVLATVHRAENTDEPKRLEAVFEGLSRVAVELPVVLPLHPRTRKALESLGWLERARERLKLIGPVGYLDMVALEKNARLIATDSGGVQKEAYFFGVPCVTLRDETEWVELVDAGWNLLAPPHDAETVARSIRTHLDARGHPVEAYGDGRAAERIVSELTER from the coding sequence ATGAAGGTGGTGGGCATCGTTGGTGCCCGTCCCCAGTTCGTCAAGGCTGCGGTTGTTTCGCGCGCACTCGCGCGCAATAAAGGCGTTCGGGAGACGATCCTGCACACCGGTCAGCACTTCGATACGGCGCTTAGCGACGTCTTTTTCCAGGAACTGGGCATCCCCGCGCCCACCTACCATCTAGGCATCGGGGGCGGTACCCACGGCCAGAACACCGGCCGGATGATCGAAGGCATCGAGCGGGCCCTCCTGGACGAACGCCCCGACTGGGTGCTCGTCTACGGTGATACCGACAGCACCCTCGCCGGCGCCTTGGCAGCGGTAAAGCTGCACCTGCCGGTGGCTCACGTGGAGGCTGGCCTACGCTCCTTCAACCGCCGCATGCCCGAGGAGATCAACCGCGTGCTCACCGACCACGCCGCTGATCTGCTCCTCGCCCCCACCCCTATGGCGGTGGAAAACCTGCGCAGAGAGGGGTTGCCCGAGGCACGCGTGCGCTGGGTGGGCGATGTCATGTACGACGCTGCCTTACACTTCGGCCAGCTGGCCGACCGCGCCAGCACGGCGCTCGAGCGGATGAGGTTGGAACCCCGTAGCTACGTTCTGGCCACGGTCCACCGTGCTGAGAACACCGACGAGCCCAAGCGGCTGGAGGCCGTCTTCGAGGGGCTTTCCAGGGTGGCCGTGGAGCTCCCGGTAGTGCTGCCCCTGCACCCGCGTACGCGCAAGGCGCTCGAGAGCCTCGGCTGGCTCGAGCGCGCCCGCGAGCGGCTAAAGCTCATCGGCCCCGTGGGTTACCTGGACATGGTGGCGCTTGAGAAGAACGCCCGCCTCATCGCCACCGACTCGGGCGGCGTCCAGAAAGAGGCTTACTTCTTTGGCGTGCCCTGCGTCACGCTGCGCGACGAAACCGAGTGGGTCGAGCTCGTGGATGCGGGCTGGAACCTCCTGGCCCCACCGCATGACGCCGAAACAGTGGCCCGCTCGATCCGCACCCACCTGGACGCTCGCGGCCACCCCGTTGAGGCCTACGGAGACGGGCGCGCGGCGGAGCGGATCGTGTCAGAATTGACGGAGCGATGA
- a CDS encoding glycosyltransferase family 4 protein, producing MNLWLVNHYAILPQQAGGTRHYTLARELVERGHQVTIIASSFDHTTRMELHIPDGAPSRLEVVDGVRFLWLRTPPYEGNSTRRLWNTVAFARKVLSLRAQDLGGRPDVVLGSSPHLFAAWAAERLARRHRVPFVLEVRDLWPRSLVDLGNFSEGHPFIRWLENIERGLYRRARHIITLLPGAGEHIAQKGGDPDRIVWIPNGIDADRLPPPEPPTPKDAFELMYAGTHGLANGLQVILEAAERLQNRPFRFRLVGDGPDKPRLVEMAARMNLTNAVFEPPVPKSQIPDLLREAGAFLMVLRDSPVFRWGVSPNKLFDYMAAARPVIFSVNTPLNPVEAAGAGVTVPAEDADALAEAAIRLLSMSPEERWRMGLRGRKYVEDNHNLNRLSSRLESVLKDALDSR from the coding sequence ATGAACCTCTGGCTCGTCAACCACTACGCTATCCTACCCCAACAGGCAGGAGGAACGCGCCACTACACCCTGGCTCGCGAGCTGGTGGAGCGTGGGCACCAGGTCACCATCATCGCCTCCAGCTTCGACCACACCACCCGGATGGAGCTGCACATTCCGGACGGTGCCCCCTCGCGGCTAGAGGTCGTGGACGGCGTCCGCTTCCTTTGGTTGCGAACGCCCCCCTACGAGGGCAACAGCACACGCCGCCTATGGAACACGGTGGCCTTCGCGCGCAAAGTGCTGAGCCTGCGCGCGCAGGACCTTGGAGGTCGGCCCGACGTGGTGCTGGGCTCGAGTCCCCACCTCTTCGCCGCCTGGGCCGCCGAGCGCCTCGCCCGGCGCCACCGCGTCCCCTTCGTCTTGGAAGTACGCGACCTCTGGCCCCGGTCGCTCGTCGACCTGGGCAACTTCAGCGAAGGCCACCCCTTCATCCGGTGGCTGGAGAACATCGAGCGGGGGCTTTACCGCCGCGCCCGCCACATCATCACCCTTCTCCCCGGCGCTGGCGAGCATATCGCACAAAAGGGCGGTGACCCCGACCGCATCGTCTGGATCCCCAACGGCATCGACGCCGACAGACTCCCACCGCCCGAGCCGCCCACCCCCAAAGACGCGTTCGAGTTGATGTACGCGGGTACGCACGGCCTAGCCAACGGTTTACAGGTAATCCTGGAAGCAGCGGAGAGGTTGCAGAATCGCCCCTTCCGCTTTCGCCTGGTGGGTGACGGCCCCGATAAGCCCCGGCTGGTCGAAATGGCCGCAAGAATGAACCTTACTAACGCCGTTTTCGAGCCGCCAGTTCCCAAGAGCCAGATCCCGGATCTGCTGCGGGAGGCCGGCGCGTTCTTGATGGTGCTGCGCGACTCGCCTGTTTTTCGCTGGGGGGTAAGCCCCAACAAGCTGTTCGATTACATGGCCGCCGCGCGGCCGGTAATTTTTTCAGTGAACACCCCCCTGAATCCCGTGGAGGCCGCGGGAGCGGGTGTCACCGTTCCGGCAGAAGACGCCGACGCGCTGGCCGAGGCCGCGATCCGCCTCTTATCAATGAGTCCCGAGGAGCGCTGGCGGATGGGGCTGAGGGGGCGAAAATACGTGGAAGATAACCACAATCTCAACCGCCTATCAAGTAGACTCGAATCGGTGCTCAAAGATGCGCTCGACAGCCGCTAG
- a CDS encoding sugar transferase yields MRSTAARIGRSPILKRFLDILLAFAALVVLSPLMLLLAIWIRVTMGAPVLFKQTRPGLHGKPFTMYKFRTMTDARDPQGNLLPDEQRLTKLGQFLRSTSLDELPELINVLKGEMSLVGPRPLLMAYLDRYSPEQFRRHEVRPGITGWAQVNGRNAISWKAKFKLDVWYVDNWNLWLDIKILLMTLVKVFRREGIGHGSQATMPEFRGKRDT; encoded by the coding sequence ATGCGCTCGACAGCCGCTAGAATCGGTCGCTCTCCCATCCTCAAGCGGTTCCTCGATATTCTGCTGGCGTTCGCGGCACTCGTAGTCTTATCACCGCTGATGTTGCTGTTGGCGATCTGGATAAGGGTAACCATGGGGGCGCCCGTGCTGTTTAAGCAAACGCGGCCAGGCTTGCATGGCAAGCCTTTCACCATGTACAAGTTTCGCACCATGACGGACGCGCGGGACCCCCAAGGCAATCTGCTGCCCGATGAACAAAGACTGACGAAGCTTGGGCAGTTTTTACGCAGCACCAGCCTGGACGAGTTGCCAGAATTGATCAACGTTCTAAAGGGTGAGATGAGCCTTGTCGGTCCACGGCCTTTGTTGATGGCGTACCTAGATCGATACAGCCCCGAACAGTTCCGCCGGCACGAGGTGCGCCCGGGTATTACCGGTTGGGCGCAGGTCAACGGTCGCAATGCAATTTCATGGAAAGCAAAATTTAAATTGGATGTATGGTATGTGGACAACTGGAACCTTTGGCTCGATATAAAGATTCTCTTAATGACGCTGGTCAAGGTTTTCCGTCGAGAGGGCATCGGTCATGGTTCCCAGGCGACCATGCCCGAATTCAGGGGGAAGCGTGACACCTAG
- a CDS encoding acetyltransferase produces the protein MVPRRPCPNSGGSVTPSGVFVIGAGGHGKVVVSTLQERGVEVLGVFDDDAAKWGGRLLGVPVLGGLDLAPEYADRGRFILAIGNNDHRARLAERFARFDWATAVHPAAYVHPSARLRAGVVVFAGAVVQPETVVGAHSIVNTGTTVDHDCEVGSYVHLAPGVHLAGGVAVGSRAMLGVGASVIPGVRIGEGAIVGAGSVVLRDVSPGETVVGMPAKPLQKE, from the coding sequence ATGGTTCCCAGGCGACCATGCCCGAATTCAGGGGGAAGCGTGACACCTAGCGGGGTTTTCGTCATAGGGGCGGGCGGCCACGGCAAAGTGGTGGTTAGCACCCTGCAAGAACGGGGCGTGGAAGTGCTTGGTGTCTTCGATGACGATGCCGCCAAGTGGGGAGGGCGTCTGCTGGGGGTCCCCGTCCTCGGCGGACTCGACCTCGCCCCGGAATACGCAGACAGGGGCCGGTTCATCCTGGCCATCGGCAACAACGACCACCGGGCGAGGCTGGCGGAGCGCTTTGCCCGCTTCGATTGGGCGACGGCGGTCCATCCGGCCGCCTACGTCCACCCGAGCGCTCGACTGAGGGCCGGAGTGGTGGTCTTTGCGGGAGCGGTCGTCCAGCCCGAAACCGTGGTAGGGGCTCATAGCATCGTCAACACTGGCACGACGGTGGACCACGACTGCGAAGTCGGTAGCTACGTTCACCTGGCGCCTGGCGTTCATCTGGCTGGTGGCGTGGCCGTGGGTAGCCGGGCAATGTTGGGTGTGGGAGCTTCGGTTATCCCGGGCGTGCGGATTGGCGAAGGGGCGATCGTGGGAGCTGGCTCGGTGGTTCTTCGCGACGTGTCCCCTGGCGAGACCGTGGTGGGCATGCCAGCGAAGCCGCTACAGAAGGAATAA